The following coding sequences are from one Musa acuminata AAA Group cultivar baxijiao chromosome BXJ1-6, Cavendish_Baxijiao_AAA, whole genome shotgun sequence window:
- the LOC135677481 gene encoding protein LAX PANICLE 2-like: MVPTWNLLRRHCETYGAYFCGGDSRFHDIYGLSPLKPNCSMADKPSSAPEDEQHGPGTVEVGEDTNSSKDWLRLGLASPPVAIESRPERLKAEIELLCGEPSSSSVLPTSATYPVTSRGISGFRAPVMGTTVIPWASYRQEMPRGPWSANLPMGATSSMIPPPVMPEFVARQFMYPISSPALPSAPEVWPDMRVVSPPRRPQSDVWFMLRAAQNQGREPFLPQIPKSYLRIKDGRMTVRLLMKYLATRLGLEDESEVEITCRGQLLLPFLTLQHVRDNVWCSRETMALLQDSPSIQHVMMLQYNRSEYNSAQSYVRFT, encoded by the exons ATGGTCCCAACTTGGAATCTCCTCCGCCGACACTGCGAGACCTACGGAGCTTACTTTTGTGGTGGCGACTCTCGTTTCCATGATATCTACGGCTTGTCTCCGCTGAAGCCGAACTGCTCGATGGCAGACAAGCCCTCCTCAGCTCCAGAAGACGAACAACATGGACCAGGTACCGTAGAGGTCGGGGAAGACACCAACAGTTCCAAGGACTGGCTCCGATTAGGCCTCGCTTCTCCTCCCGTCGCTATTGAATCTAGGCCGGAGCGGCTGAAGGCGGAGATCGAGTTATTATGCGGTGAGCCTTCCTCGTCGTCGGTGTTGCCTACGTCAGCGACGTACCCTGTCACAAGCCGGGGTATCAGCGGCTTTCGAGCTCCCGTGATGGGCACGACGGTAATACCTTGGGCGAGCTACCGGCAGGAGATGCCACGGGGACCTTGGAGTGCTAATCTCCCCATGGGGGCTACATCGTCGATGATACCACCACCTGTGATGCCGGAGTTCGTTGCCCGTCAGTTCATGTACCCGATCTCGAGCCCGGCGTTACCGTCGGCGCCAGAGGTTTGGCCAGATATGAGGGTGGTCAGCCCACCACGCAGACCGCAGTCGGACGTTTGGTTCATGCTTCGGGCTGCGCAAAACCA AGGGCGGGAGCCTTTTTTGCCACAGATACCCAAGAGCTACTTGAGAATTAA GGATGGAAGGATGACAGTCAGGTTGCTGATGAAGTACCTGGCGACCAGGCTGGGTTTGGAGGATGAGTCGGAG GTGGAGATAACATGTAGAGGTCAACTGCTGCTTCCCTTCTTGACATTGCAACATGTTCGAGATAACGTATGGTGTTCGAGGGAGACGATGGCATTGTTGCAAGACTCGCCCAGCATCCAACACGTCATGATGTTGCAGTACAACAGAAGTGAGTATAATTCAGCTCAATCTTATGTACGATTTACTTAG